The Hymenobacter sp. 5317J-9 genome has a window encoding:
- a CDS encoding Rossmann-like and DUF2520 domain-containing protein: MSTRPLSPLRIGLLGAGRVASQLGPALAAAGHSVAFVWNRNPDRAAALAAELPDAQVLGDLAFPLPPADVYLLAVPDAAVAPLLAATSWPEGALVAHLAGALPLSVFDAQPGVRGGVFYPLQTFSPGRAIDWPTVPLCIEASGIAAETTLLDLAGSLSQRVLRLDSAQRLKLHVAAVFANNFTNHLLGIADALLAEARLPAELLAPLVRETVDKALANPPFAVQTGPAVRRDTPTLAAHVAALAAHPAWQALYAQLTASIQAQL, translated from the coding sequence ATGTCAACTCGCCCTTTATCCCCTCTACGAATCGGCTTGCTTGGGGCCGGCCGCGTGGCCAGCCAACTGGGGCCCGCGCTGGCGGCGGCGGGGCATTCGGTGGCTTTCGTCTGGAACCGCAATCCGGACCGCGCGGCTGCTTTAGCAGCGGAGTTGCCCGACGCGCAGGTGCTCGGTGACTTAGCTTTTCCCCTGCCGCCCGCCGACGTGTACCTGCTGGCCGTGCCCGATGCTGCCGTGGCCCCGCTGCTGGCCGCCACCAGTTGGCCCGAAGGCGCTCTGGTGGCGCACTTGGCGGGCGCGCTGCCACTCTCGGTTTTCGACGCGCAACCCGGCGTGCGCGGGGGCGTTTTCTACCCGCTGCAAACCTTCAGCCCCGGCCGCGCCATCGACTGGCCCACGGTGCCGCTGTGCATCGAAGCCAGCGGCATTGCGGCCGAAACAACGTTGCTGGATTTGGCCGGCAGCCTTAGCCAGCGGGTGCTGCGCCTCGACTCGGCCCAGCGGCTGAAGCTGCACGTGGCTGCCGTGTTCGCCAACAATTTCACCAATCACCTGTTGGGCATTGCCGATGCTTTGCTGGCCGAGGCCCGGCTCCCGGCCGAATTGCTGGCCCCGCTGGTGCGCGAAACCGTGGACAAAGCCCTGGCCAACCCGCCCTTCGCGGTGCAAACCGGGCCGGCCGTGCGCCGCGACACCCCCACGCTGGCCGCGCACGTGGCGGCGCTGGCCGCCCACCCGGCCTGGCAGGCGCTGTATGCGCAGCTCACGGCCAGCATTCAGGCGCAGCTTTGA
- a CDS encoding 2Fe-2S iron-sulfur cluster-binding protein, translating into MSVPATTITFQFSDGQPAQTHVAAPGESVLDVALNNGIQLQHNCGGVCGCSTCHVYINSGGDDLPEISDKEEDFIDRAENPRINSRLACQCVLEKDMQVTVTIPPQHFLGH; encoded by the coding sequence TTGTCTGTTCCCGCCACCACCATTACCTTCCAGTTCAGCGACGGCCAGCCGGCCCAAACCCACGTGGCGGCCCCCGGCGAGTCGGTGCTCGACGTGGCCCTGAACAACGGCATTCAGCTGCAGCACAACTGCGGCGGCGTGTGCGGCTGCAGCACCTGCCACGTGTACATCAACTCCGGCGGCGACGACCTTCCCGAAATTTCGGACAAGGAAGAAGACTTCATTGACCGCGCCGAAAACCCGCGCATCAACTCCCGCCTAGCCTGCCAGTGCGTGCTGGAAAAAGACATGCAGGTAACGGTCACCATTCCGCCCCAGCATTTCCTGGGCCACTAA
- the iscX gene encoding Fe-S cluster assembly protein IscX produces the protein MTHFEPPMHWADHEDIAMALYEKFGDDFTEAKIYRIRFTDLIEWVMSLDNFDGTREQATEGHLEQIQAKWVYEWRDNQ, from the coding sequence ATGACTCATTTCGAGCCGCCCATGCACTGGGCCGACCACGAGGACATTGCCATGGCGCTCTACGAGAAGTTCGGCGACGACTTCACCGAGGCCAAAATCTACCGCATCCGCTTCACCGACCTCATCGAGTGGGTGATGAGCCTCGACAACTTCGACGGCACCCGCGAGCAGGCCACCGAGGGCCACTTGGAGCAAATCCAGGCCAAGTGGGTGTACGAGTGGCGCGACAACCAATAA
- a CDS encoding cold shock domain-containing protein gives MKTGIIKFFNEAKGYGFVTDDQTKEDFFVHVTGLNGVTVQQNDRVEFETQEGRKGINAVNVRKI, from the coding sequence ATGAAAACCGGCATTATTAAATTTTTCAACGAAGCCAAAGGCTACGGCTTCGTGACCGACGACCAAACGAAAGAAGACTTTTTCGTACACGTAACGGGCCTCAACGGAGTCACGGTGCAGCAAAATGACCGGGTGGAATTCGAAACGCAGGAAGGCCGCAAGGGCATCAACGCCGTGAACGTCCGCAAAATCTGA
- a CDS encoding geranylgeranylglycerol-phosphate geranylgeranyltransferase has protein sequence MPPLPPKPPTAAVPPPPAERLRTALPTLVRWPNLVIMLLCMALVRAGLLLPELPLHASLLAPRFGALVLAALLVAAAGYIINDYYDVKIDAINRPDRLVVGRVVNRRKAMLAHMLLSGAGVLLAGWLHPVLGLVTLGTALLLWGYSARFKRVALVGNASIATLTAALVLLPELQLQLARHDSHSVVWPYALAAFLLTMVREIVKDVEDMKGDAQHGCRTLPLVVGVARTKWVTGFFLGCLALLTLGATARLLAGGHWPLGTWLLVLVLLPMAQLVRLLIRADRRRHFHYLSAWCKGIMLAGVLSMALAGGL, from the coding sequence ATGCCCCCGCTTCCGCCCAAGCCGCCGACCGCCGCCGTGCCCCCGCCTCCGGCCGAGCGCCTGCGCACGGCCCTGCCCACGCTGGTGCGCTGGCCCAACCTTGTGATAATGCTGCTGTGCATGGCCCTGGTGCGGGCGGGTCTGCTGCTGCCGGAGCTGCCGCTGCACGCGTCGCTGTTGGCGCCGCGCTTTGGGGCGCTGGTGCTGGCGGCGCTGCTGGTGGCCGCGGCCGGCTACATCATCAACGACTACTACGACGTGAAGATTGACGCCATCAACCGGCCCGACCGGCTGGTGGTGGGCCGCGTGGTGAACCGGCGCAAGGCCATGCTGGCCCACATGCTGCTGAGTGGCGCGGGTGTGCTGCTGGCTGGCTGGCTGCACCCGGTGCTGGGACTGGTCACGCTGGGCACGGCGCTGTTGCTGTGGGGCTATTCGGCGCGGTTCAAGCGGGTGGCGCTGGTGGGCAACGCCAGCATTGCCACCCTCACGGCGGCGCTGGTGCTGCTGCCCGAGTTGCAGCTGCAACTAGCCCGGCACGACAGCCACAGCGTGGTGTGGCCCTACGCCCTGGCCGCTTTCCTGCTCACCATGGTGCGCGAGATAGTGAAAGACGTGGAGGACATGAAAGGTGATGCCCAGCACGGTTGCCGCACGCTGCCGCTGGTGGTGGGCGTGGCCCGCACCAAGTGGGTGACCGGCTTCTTCCTGGGCTGCCTGGCGCTGCTGACACTAGGTGCCACGGCCCGGCTGCTGGCGGGCGGGCACTGGCCGCTGGGCACCTGGCTGCTGGTGCTGGTGTTGCTGCCCATGGCCCAGCTGGTGCGCCTGCTCATCCGGGCCGACCGGCGACGGCATTTTCATTACCTCAGCGCGTGGTGCAAGGGCATCATGCTGGCGGGCGTGCTCAGCATGGCGCTGGCGGGCGGGTTGTGA
- a CDS encoding YjjG family noncanonical pyrimidine nucleotidase — protein MKYRHLFFDLDHTLWDFEKNANETLRTLYARHDFARFGTFTAEEFIRVYSDINHALWRMYQSGKISQAQLRDVRFSRTLSKLGVPDADVPATISAEFTDILPLKSAVFPYTHEVLDYLKPRYRMHLITNGFNDIQAIKLASSNLTHYFESVITSEHSGHLKPDPRMFQHALQHTGATAAESLMIGDNLECDVLGAFNAGIDQVYFNPDKRRHFAQTTHEISCLSELKAFL, from the coding sequence ATGAAATACCGCCACCTGTTCTTTGACCTCGACCACACGCTGTGGGACTTCGAGAAAAATGCCAACGAAACGCTGCGCACGCTCTACGCGCGGCACGACTTTGCGCGGTTTGGCACGTTCACGGCGGAAGAATTCATTCGGGTGTACAGCGACATCAACCACGCGCTGTGGCGCATGTACCAGAGTGGAAAAATCTCGCAGGCGCAGCTGCGCGACGTGCGTTTCTCGCGCACGCTCAGCAAATTGGGCGTACCGGACGCCGACGTGCCTGCCACCATCTCGGCCGAGTTCACGGACATTCTGCCGCTCAAGTCCGCCGTGTTTCCCTACACCCACGAGGTGCTCGACTACCTGAAGCCCCGGTACCGCATGCACCTCATCACCAACGGCTTCAACGACATTCAGGCCATCAAGCTGGCTTCGTCGAACCTGACGCACTACTTCGAGTCGGTCATCACCTCCGAACACAGCGGCCACCTCAAGCCCGACCCGCGCATGTTCCAGCATGCCTTGCAGCACACCGGCGCCACGGCCGCCGAGAGCCTGATGATAGGCGACAACCTGGAATGCGACGTGCTGGGGGCCTTCAACGCCGGCATCGACCAGGTTTATTTCAACCCCGACAAGCGCCGCCACTTCGCCCAAACCACGCACGAAATCAGCTGCCTGAGCGAGCTGAAAGCATTCTTGTAG
- the pruA gene encoding L-glutamate gamma-semialdehyde dehydrogenase, with protein MANAFFNAPVPINEPVKGYAPGSKERLELQQQLKSLRGLELDIPMYIGGKQVRTGKLERIAPPHDHQRTIAHFHAGDASHVQLAIDAALAARTAWAELPWEHRAAVFLKAADLLAGPYRARINAATMLGQSKNAFQAEIDAACELIDFFRFNVYYMQEIYKQQPESLPGMWNRVEHRPLEGFVFALTPFNFTSIAGNLPSSAAMMGNVIVWKPANTQIYSAQVLMELFKEAGVPDGVINLVYVDGPTAGDVIFSHRDFAGIHFTGSTGVFQNIWKTIGQNIHLYKSYPRIVGETGGKDFILAHHSAHPKAVAVAMSRGAFEYQGQKCSAASRVYLPSNTAQEILGYVKEDLASFKMGDVEDFGNFINAVISEVSFDKLAKYLDAAKSDPNVEIIAGGGYDKSKGYFIEPTVIVAKDPKYVTMCEELFGPVLTVHIYNENKFEETLELVDTTSPYALTGAVFAQDRYAIDLASKRLQNSAGNFYINDKPTGAVVGQQPFGGARASGTNDKAGSQLNLIRWVSPRAIKETFVPVTDYRYPFLGSEPAEDLNRDKGL; from the coding sequence ATGGCCAACGCCTTTTTCAACGCCCCCGTCCCGATTAACGAACCCGTGAAAGGCTACGCGCCCGGCTCGAAAGAGCGACTGGAGTTGCAGCAGCAGCTCAAGAGCCTGCGCGGGCTGGAGCTGGACATCCCGATGTACATCGGCGGCAAGCAGGTGCGCACCGGCAAGCTGGAGCGCATTGCCCCGCCCCACGACCACCAGCGCACCATTGCCCATTTCCACGCCGGCGACGCCAGCCACGTGCAGCTGGCCATCGACGCTGCGCTGGCTGCCCGCACCGCCTGGGCCGAGCTGCCCTGGGAGCACCGCGCCGCTGTGTTCCTGAAGGCCGCCGACCTGCTGGCCGGCCCCTACCGCGCCCGCATCAACGCGGCCACCATGCTGGGCCAGAGCAAGAATGCGTTTCAGGCCGAAATCGACGCCGCCTGCGAGCTGATTGATTTCTTCCGCTTCAACGTGTACTACATGCAGGAAATCTACAAGCAGCAGCCCGAGAGCCTGCCCGGCATGTGGAACCGCGTGGAGCACCGCCCGCTCGAAGGCTTCGTGTTCGCCCTCACGCCCTTCAACTTTACGTCCATCGCCGGCAACCTGCCTTCGTCGGCGGCCATGATGGGCAACGTCATCGTCTGGAAGCCCGCCAACACGCAGATTTACTCGGCCCAGGTGCTGATGGAGCTGTTCAAGGAAGCCGGCGTGCCCGACGGCGTCATTAACCTGGTGTACGTGGACGGCCCCACAGCCGGCGACGTGATTTTCTCGCACCGCGACTTTGCCGGCATCCACTTCACCGGCTCCACGGGCGTGTTCCAGAACATCTGGAAGACCATCGGCCAGAACATCCACCTGTATAAATCCTACCCGCGCATCGTGGGCGAAACCGGCGGCAAAGACTTCATCCTCGCCCACCACTCGGCTCATCCCAAAGCCGTGGCCGTGGCCATGAGCCGGGGCGCCTTCGAGTACCAGGGCCAGAAATGCTCGGCCGCCTCGCGCGTCTACCTGCCCTCCAACACGGCCCAGGAAATCCTTGGCTATGTGAAGGAAGACCTCGCTTCCTTCAAAATGGGCGACGTGGAAGACTTTGGCAACTTTATCAACGCCGTTATCAGCGAGGTGTCCTTCGATAAGCTGGCCAAGTATCTCGACGCTGCCAAGTCCGACCCGAACGTGGAAATCATTGCCGGTGGCGGCTACGACAAGTCGAAAGGCTACTTCATCGAGCCCACCGTCATCGTGGCCAAAGACCCCAAGTACGTGACTATGTGCGAGGAGCTGTTCGGCCCGGTGCTCACGGTGCACATCTACAACGAAAACAAGTTCGAGGAAACGCTGGAATTGGTGGATACCACTTCGCCCTACGCCCTCACCGGCGCTGTGTTTGCTCAGGACCGGTACGCCATCGACCTGGCCAGCAAGCGCCTGCAGAATTCGGCCGGCAACTTCTACATCAACGACAAGCCCACCGGCGCCGTGGTGGGCCAGCAGCCCTTCGGCGGCGCCCGCGCCTCCGGCACCAACGACAAAGCCGGCTCGCAGCTCAACCTCATCCGTTGGGTGTCGCCCCGCGCCATCAAGGAAACCTTCGTGCCCGTCACGGACTACCGCTACCCCTTCCTGGGCTCGGAGCCGGCCGAAGATTTGAACCGCGACAAAGGCCTGTAA
- a CDS encoding response regulator, producing MKTYLIDDDNLATYLTEQLLRAEGFSNTICTFQSAKKALDKLLMRAKENLMPQVVFLDLNMPEMDGWQFLDALAPYEEELRGHCAIYILTSSLALADLEKSKEYDLVAGLIHKPLDSGEIRAIQSKLGGEADVE from the coding sequence ATGAAAACCTACCTCATTGACGACGACAACCTCGCCACCTACCTCACCGAGCAACTCCTGCGGGCCGAAGGATTTTCCAACACCATCTGCACGTTCCAATCAGCAAAAAAAGCACTGGACAAGCTGCTGATGCGGGCGAAGGAAAATCTGATGCCCCAGGTGGTTTTTCTGGACCTGAACATGCCCGAAATGGACGGCTGGCAGTTTCTGGACGCCCTGGCGCCCTACGAAGAAGAATTACGGGGGCACTGCGCCATCTACATTCTCACGTCGTCGCTGGCCCTGGCCGACCTCGAAAAATCGAAGGAATATGACCTGGTGGCGGGCCTGATTCACAAGCCGCTCGACAGCGGCGAAATCCGGGCCATTCAGTCGAAATTAGGAGGCGAAGCGGACGTTGAATGA
- a CDS encoding PAS domain-containing sensor histidine kinase: MSEREVPLSEPTLSYADLAEREHQLSVIFNAIADVTFVLSVEDDGRYRFIFANNAFEKATGVPVEKVAGSYVSDVIPEPSLSLVLTKYEEAIRTSQRVTWLETSDYPTGRVTGEVSVTPVHDEAGRCYQLVGVVHDLTKEKQAEERQLLLTERLVQQNSDLQQFTYIVSHNLRAPLANALGFTDLLARLDKRSDTFDVSLQHLRTSIQQLDQVMMDVNNILSLRDSQDGYRPEPVPVAAVCQQALLSLQEALRDCGGQLHNAIPATLHVAGSRAYFHSIFHNLISNAIKYRSDARPLRIDVAAAQDPRLGITLTVRDNGSGFDQEKASDNIFQLYRRFHGGTGTAGRGIGLFLVKAHAEAMGGAVSVRSRLDEGTEFTLHFRPRADENLPH; the protein is encoded by the coding sequence ATGTCAGAGCGCGAAGTGCCATTGTCCGAACCAACGCTGTCGTACGCCGACCTAGCCGAGCGCGAACACCAGCTTTCGGTGATTTTTAATGCCATTGCCGACGTCACGTTTGTATTGAGCGTGGAAGATGACGGCCGCTACCGCTTCATTTTCGCCAACAACGCTTTCGAGAAAGCCACGGGAGTACCGGTAGAAAAAGTGGCCGGCAGCTACGTGAGCGACGTTATCCCGGAGCCTTCGCTGAGCCTGGTGCTCACCAAATACGAAGAAGCCATCCGCACCTCGCAGCGGGTGACTTGGCTGGAAACCTCCGACTATCCTACCGGCCGCGTGACGGGCGAAGTGAGCGTGACGCCGGTGCACGACGAAGCTGGCCGCTGTTACCAGCTGGTGGGCGTGGTGCACGACCTCACCAAGGAAAAGCAAGCCGAAGAGCGCCAACTTCTGCTCACGGAACGGCTCGTGCAGCAAAACTCCGACTTGCAGCAGTTCACGTACATCGTGTCGCACAACCTGCGGGCCCCATTGGCCAATGCCTTGGGTTTTACCGATTTGCTGGCGCGGCTAGACAAGCGTTCTGATACGTTTGACGTGTCGTTGCAGCACCTGCGCACCAGCATCCAACAACTCGACCAAGTGATGATGGATGTGAACAACATCCTGTCGCTGCGCGACTCGCAGGACGGCTACCGGCCCGAACCCGTGCCCGTGGCCGCCGTGTGCCAGCAGGCGCTGCTCAGCTTGCAGGAGGCGTTGCGGGATTGCGGGGGCCAACTGCACAACGCCATCCCGGCGACGCTGCACGTGGCGGGCAGCCGGGCCTATTTCCACAGCATTTTCCACAATTTGATTTCCAACGCCATCAAGTACCGCTCCGACGCGCGGCCGTTGCGGATTGACGTGGCCGCAGCCCAGGACCCGCGCCTGGGCATCACCCTCACCGTGCGCGACAACGGCTCCGGATTTGACCAGGAGAAGGCGAGCGATAATATTTTCCAGCTGTACCGTCGCTTTCACGGCGGCACGGGCACTGCCGGGCGCGGCATTGGCCTTTTTCTGGTGAAAGCCCACGCAGAAGCCATGGGCGGGGCTGTTTCCGTTCGGAGCCGCCTCGACGAAGGCACCGAGTTTACCCTTCATTTCAGGCCCCGTGCGGATGAAAACCTACCTCATTGA
- a CDS encoding NADH-quinone oxidoreductase subunit A, producing MFLILPAANYQPSDYLPILIQFGLALAFVAFAMIVSHLVGPKRSSKVKNEAFECGIESVGNARTPISVKYFLTAIVFVLFDVEVIFMYPWAVNFRALGNDGFIAMVLFMFFLLAGFLYIIKKGILRWNEA from the coding sequence ATGTTTTTGATACTTCCGGCTGCCAATTATCAGCCCTCCGATTACCTGCCCATTCTTATTCAATTCGGTTTGGCGTTGGCGTTTGTGGCGTTCGCCATGATTGTGTCGCACCTCGTGGGCCCCAAGCGCAGCAGCAAAGTAAAAAACGAAGCCTTCGAGTGCGGCATCGAGTCGGTGGGCAACGCCCGCACCCCGATTTCGGTGAAATACTTCCTCACGGCTATTGTGTTCGTGCTGTTCGACGTCGAGGTAATCTTCATGTACCCGTGGGCAGTGAACTTCCGCGCCCTGGGCAATGACGGTTTCATTGCCATGGTGCTGTTCATGTTCTTCCTGCTGGCGGGCTTCCTCTACATCATCAAAAAGGGCATCCTGCGCTGGAACGAAGCCTGA
- a CDS encoding NADH-quinone oxidoreductase subunit C, with product MNPQESAAAPEAPVAEDPIKVQNARVLALLHKLFGEATFTDVEEPHGLLTVTTTRERIHDIVAGLQQDQEIKLHFLTTMCGINYPENEGKELGMIYHLHSLTQNIRLRIKIFFPIADPVVPTLTDLYATANWMEREAYDFYGVIFTGHPNLIRILNVEDMDYHPMRKEYPLEDGTREDKTDLFFGR from the coding sequence ATGAATCCTCAGGAATCTGCCGCCGCTCCCGAAGCTCCAGTTGCCGAAGACCCGATTAAGGTCCAGAATGCGCGGGTGTTGGCTTTGCTGCACAAGTTGTTTGGCGAGGCCACGTTCACGGATGTGGAAGAGCCCCACGGCCTGCTCACGGTGACCACCACGCGGGAGCGCATCCACGACATCGTGGCCGGCTTGCAGCAGGACCAGGAAATCAAGCTTCATTTCCTGACCACTATGTGCGGCATCAACTACCCCGAGAACGAGGGCAAGGAGCTGGGTATGATTTACCACCTGCACAGCCTGACGCAGAACATTCGCCTGCGGATTAAAATCTTCTTCCCCATCGCCGACCCGGTGGTGCCAACCCTGACCGACCTCTACGCCACTGCCAACTGGATGGAGCGTGAGGCCTACGACTTCTACGGCGTCATCTTCACCGGCCACCCCAATCTCATTCGCATCCTCAACGTGGAGGACATGGACTACCACCCCATGCGGAAGGAATACCCGCTGGAAGACGGTACCCGCGAAGACAAAACCGACCTGTTTTTCGGCCGCTAG
- a CDS encoding NADH dehydrogenase (quinone) subunit D, with protein sequence MPLLNDFSQELTTLNLGPTHPATHGIFQNILQMDGERIVSGVPTIGYIHRAFEKIAERRPFYQITPLTDRMNYCSSPINNMGWHMTVEKLLGVTVPKRAQYMRVIMMELARIADHLICNSILGVDTGAFTGFLYVFQEREKIYEIYEEVCGSRLTTNMGRVGGMERDFSPVALQKLRDWLKTFPAVMKEFESMFNRNRIFMDRVVNVGPISAEKALNYGFTGPNLRAAGVDYDVRAMNPYSSYEDFEFDIPVGTNGDTYDRFIVRNEEIWQSLRIIKQALENLPEGPYHADAPHYYLPAKQEVYKNMEALIYHFKIIMGEIDAPVGEVYHSVEGGNGELGFYLISDGGRTPYRLHFRRPCFIYYQAYPEMAVGTTLSDAIVILSSMNVIAGELDA encoded by the coding sequence ATGCCCCTGCTCAACGACTTCAGCCAGGAGCTGACGACGCTGAACCTGGGCCCCACGCACCCGGCCACCCACGGCATTTTCCAGAACATCCTGCAAATGGATGGCGAGCGAATTGTGTCCGGCGTGCCCACCATCGGCTACATCCACCGCGCATTTGAGAAAATCGCGGAGCGCCGGCCGTTCTACCAAATCACGCCGCTCACCGACCGGATGAACTACTGTTCGTCGCCCATCAATAACATGGGCTGGCACATGACGGTGGAGAAGCTGCTCGGCGTGACCGTGCCCAAGCGGGCGCAGTACATGCGCGTGATTATGATGGAGTTGGCCCGCATTGCCGACCACCTCATTTGCAACTCGATTCTGGGCGTAGACACCGGGGCTTTCACCGGCTTTCTGTACGTGTTCCAGGAGCGTGAGAAGATTTACGAAATCTACGAGGAGGTGTGCGGCTCGCGGCTGACCACCAACATGGGCCGCGTGGGCGGCATGGAGCGGGATTTCTCGCCGGTGGCGCTGCAAAAGCTGCGCGATTGGTTGAAGACCTTCCCGGCCGTGATGAAGGAGTTCGAATCGATGTTCAACCGCAACCGCATTTTCATGGACCGCGTGGTGAACGTGGGCCCCATTTCGGCGGAGAAAGCGTTGAACTACGGCTTCACCGGCCCCAACTTGCGGGCCGCGGGCGTTGATTACGACGTGCGCGCCATGAACCCCTATTCTTCTTACGAAGACTTCGAGTTCGACATTCCGGTGGGCACCAACGGCGATACGTACGACCGTTTCATCGTCCGCAACGAGGAAATCTGGCAGAGCCTGCGCATCATCAAGCAAGCGCTGGAAAACCTGCCCGAAGGCCCCTACCACGCCGATGCGCCGCACTACTACCTGCCCGCCAAGCAGGAAGTGTACAAGAACATGGAAGCCCTGATTTACCACTTCAAAATCATCATGGGCGAGATTGACGCGCCGGTGGGCGAGGTATATCACTCGGTGGAAGGCGGCAACGGCGAGTTGGGCTTCTACCTGATTTCGGACGGTGGCCGCACGCCTTACCGTCTGCACTTCCGCCGGCCCTGCTTCATCTATTACCAAGCTTACCCGGAAATGGCCGTGGGCACGACACTCTCGGACGCCATTGTCATTCTCTCGTCCATGAACGTCATCGCTGGCGAGCTGGACGCTTAG
- a CDS encoding NAD(P)H-dependent oxidoreductase subunit E yields the protein MEPTTAPTKPQFSPAAQAEIKRLLTHYPEDRSKSALLPILHIAQAEFGGWVSPEVQDLVAETLKIKPIEVYEVATFYTQYNLKPVGKHVLEICRTGPCMLRGSDELTEHLERITGAKVGGTSPDGTFTLKEVECLAACGFAPIVQVREKYYEQLDTPEAVDAMLSELKSLVHRPILPWEETGLPNSLKNY from the coding sequence ATGGAGCCGACCACCGCGCCCACCAAACCGCAATTTTCTCCCGCCGCTCAGGCGGAAATCAAGCGCCTGCTCACGCACTATCCGGAAGACCGGAGCAAGTCGGCCCTGCTGCCGATTCTGCACATTGCGCAGGCCGAGTTCGGCGGTTGGGTAAGCCCCGAAGTACAAGACCTGGTGGCCGAAACGCTGAAAATCAAGCCGATTGAAGTGTACGAAGTAGCCACGTTCTACACCCAGTATAACCTCAAGCCGGTGGGCAAGCACGTGCTGGAAATCTGCCGCACGGGTCCCTGTATGCTGCGCGGCTCTGATGAGTTGACCGAGCATTTGGAGCGCATCACTGGCGCTAAGGTCGGCGGCACCTCGCCCGACGGTACCTTCACCCTGAAGGAAGTGGAGTGCCTGGCCGCCTGCGGCTTCGCTCCCATCGTGCAAGTGCGCGAGAAATACTACGAGCAGCTGGACACACCGGAAGCGGTGGACGCCATGCTCAGCGAACTGAAGAGCCTGGTGCACCGCCCTATCCTCCCCTGGGAGGAAACAGGCCTGCCCAACTCCTTGAAGAACTACTAA